A part of Sinorhizobium chiapasense genomic DNA contains:
- a CDS encoding ABC transporter substrate-binding protein, with amino-acid sequence MRKLMTTTAVAALMLAATAARAAENVEVLHWWTSGGEAAALDVLKKDLEGKGIGWTDMPVAGGGGTEAMTVLRARVTAGNAPTAVQMLGFDILDWAKEGALGNLDDIAGKEGWDKVVPSALQQFSKYDGHWIAAPVNVHSTNWVWINKAALDKAGGKEPANWDELIALLDKFKEQGITPVAHGGQPWQDATIFDAVVLSLGNDFYKQAFIDLDPAALGGDKMKEAFDRMTKLRSYVDDNFSGRDWNLASAMVIEDKAGLQFMGDWAKGEFLKAKKVPGTDFVCIRFPGTQGSVTFNSDQFAMFKVSDDKVPAQLQMASAIESPTFQSAFNVVKGSVPARTDVPDTDFDACGKKGIKDLAEANASGTLMGSMAHGHANPAAVKNAIYDVVTRQFNGELSSEDAVKELAAAVEAAK; translated from the coding sequence ATGCGCAAGTTGATGACGACGACGGCTGTTGCAGCACTGATGTTGGCGGCGACAGCCGCGCGCGCAGCAGAAAACGTGGAAGTGTTGCACTGGTGGACGTCCGGTGGCGAGGCTGCGGCACTTGATGTTCTGAAAAAGGACCTGGAAGGCAAGGGCATCGGCTGGACCGATATGCCGGTCGCCGGCGGCGGCGGCACGGAAGCGATGACCGTGCTTCGCGCCCGCGTCACCGCTGGTAACGCTCCGACCGCGGTACAGATGCTCGGCTTCGACATTCTCGACTGGGCGAAGGAAGGTGCGCTCGGCAACCTCGACGATATTGCCGGCAAGGAAGGCTGGGACAAGGTCGTTCCGTCCGCGCTGCAGCAATTCTCGAAATATGACGGCCACTGGATCGCCGCCCCGGTCAACGTCCATTCGACGAACTGGGTCTGGATCAACAAGGCCGCCCTCGACAAGGCCGGCGGCAAGGAGCCGGCGAACTGGGATGAGCTGATCGCGCTGCTCGACAAGTTCAAGGAACAGGGCATCACCCCGGTCGCTCACGGTGGCCAGCCCTGGCAGGATGCGACGATCTTCGATGCCGTCGTGCTCTCGCTCGGCAACGACTTCTACAAGCAGGCCTTCATCGACCTCGACCCGGCAGCGCTCGGCGGCGACAAGATGAAGGAAGCCTTCGACCGCATGACGAAGCTGCGCTCCTATGTCGACGACAACTTCTCCGGTCGCGACTGGAACCTCGCCTCGGCGATGGTCATCGAAGACAAGGCCGGCCTGCAGTTCATGGGCGACTGGGCCAAGGGCGAATTCCTTAAGGCGAAGAAGGTACCGGGTACCGATTTCGTCTGCATCCGCTTCCCGGGAACGCAGGGCTCCGTCACCTTCAACTCCGACCAGTTCGCGATGTTCAAGGTCTCGGATGACAAGGTTCCGGCCCAGCTGCAGATGGCTTCCGCCATCGAAAGCCCGACTTTCCAGTCGGCCTTCAACGTCGTCAAGGGTTCCGTTCCGGCTCGTACCGACGTTCCGGACACCGACTTCGACGCCTGCGGCAAGAAGGGCATCAAGGACCTCGCCGAAGCCAACGCCAGCGGCACGCTCATGGGTTCCATGGCCCACGGCCATGCCAATCCGGCCGCCGTCAAGAACGCGATCTACGACGTCGTGACCCGCCAGTTCAACGGCGAGCTCAGCT
- a CDS encoding LacI family transcriptional regulator: MAAPSKPVSSGTRPANSRGKPTLRTIADITGLAVTTVSRALANAPQISIETRNRVRQVALDIGYSPDRAAQRLKTGRTNVIAVLLEPHEEILGYGTSVMAGIAKALQGTPYHLIVMPNFLNAANIDAINYIIRNSMADGLIFSRTEPLDPRVMLLSENGFPFVTHGRTELATPHPFVDYDNFTFAYEATRRLIAKGRRKLALINGPAGYTFAGHIQHGFMTAVREAGCAYEVLSDIDLDSSAGAIRDRIRRRYAEKDPPDGFACGGEVCALATITGMTDCGLTLGLEYDIVAKQTSQLLSAIQPRVDTIYEDLTATGEHMGRILLHRIAGSTDINELQLLLSPALPFETQPVSVAD; the protein is encoded by the coding sequence TTGGCCGCTCCCTCCAAACCCGTCAGTTCCGGCACAAGACCGGCAAACAGTCGCGGCAAGCCGACCCTGCGCACCATAGCGGACATTACCGGCCTTGCCGTCACGACGGTGTCGCGGGCGCTCGCCAACGCCCCGCAAATCTCGATCGAGACACGCAACCGCGTTCGCCAGGTGGCGCTCGATATCGGTTACTCGCCGGACCGCGCCGCCCAGCGCCTGAAAACCGGCCGCACCAATGTCATCGCAGTTCTGCTCGAACCCCATGAGGAAATCCTCGGATACGGAACCTCCGTGATGGCCGGCATCGCCAAGGCGCTTCAAGGCACGCCCTATCACCTGATCGTCATGCCGAATTTCCTGAATGCGGCGAACATCGATGCGATCAACTACATCATCCGCAACAGCATGGCGGACGGCCTGATCTTCTCGCGTACGGAGCCGCTCGACCCCCGCGTCATGCTGCTCTCCGAAAATGGCTTCCCTTTCGTCACGCATGGCCGCACCGAACTCGCGACGCCGCATCCCTTCGTCGACTACGACAATTTCACTTTCGCCTACGAAGCGACACGCCGGCTGATCGCCAAGGGGCGGCGCAAGCTGGCGCTGATCAACGGACCCGCAGGCTACACCTTCGCCGGCCATATCCAGCACGGCTTCATGACCGCCGTGCGCGAGGCCGGCTGCGCCTATGAGGTCCTTTCCGACATCGATCTCGATAGTTCGGCGGGCGCAATCCGCGACCGCATCCGCCGGCGCTACGCCGAGAAGGACCCGCCGGACGGCTTTGCCTGCGGCGGCGAGGTTTGCGCGCTCGCGACGATCACCGGCATGACCGACTGCGGCCTGACGCTTGGGCTCGAATACGACATCGTCGCCAAGCAGACGTCGCAGCTGCTGAGTGCGATCCAGCCTCGGGTCGACACGATCTACGAGGACCTGACCGCGACCGGCGAACATATGGGCCGCATCCTTCTGCACCGCATCGCCGGCAGCACGGACATCAACGAGCTGCAGCTGTTGCTGAGCCCCGCGCTTCCCTTCGAGACGCAGCCGGTGAG